Proteins encoded together in one Anopheles darlingi chromosome 3, idAnoDarlMG_H_01, whole genome shotgun sequence window:
- the LOC125954946 gene encoding nyctalopin-like, giving the protein MTTSVAAVRSSSGRTDARWTRYRHRSSLLVATTTTTLLLPVVLLGLVLLLPTATDAFCPSLCTCESDRYLRTACINASLEVVPIQLNPDVRYINLTANQITNVHFTLSFYYQLESLDLSHNRIDTLGSKNFEAQEKLRTLNVSHNVLQSLAKDAFRGLKRLELLQLSDNQLEQIHPTAFGTLVSLRRLELRNNRLVSFEYGVLKPLTALETLLLDNNQLLEVPQEGNLEHLRSLAHLELSTNLIEFVGNDSFGALRELRTLRLAGNVLMELDHGAFQGLTALQLIDLADNNLTTIPTVQLSKLYNLTTLTLSGNSFVRLPAVAFRNLFQLRELHLDRLDRLEHIDTRAFIDNTHLQVLTLDDNPSFESLPVRLFHGNPHLIDISMRRNALLTLDAVQFPLDRLQRLKLAGNPLVCNCTIRWLWRLVTGTIDEDDEDDADGVAFLGRPSPDSNITTVLLLDKDEIGCDLNEDGLVTRRTLRNMSESDINCPAHLATVLSVLLALVLLLLGAGAVLVYRRRARERKKILQERKNVHERIVPQKVDKLELERYLAQQVLSNDYRELRPAAGCADLPVRYDLKYPDQTAHQTTVEQPMPMPAADADSDHYENIDYLQHQRVLGNGSATIGTASITNPFHQLQQLQQQQQQQHPYHYTHHHGRSTPATTMQHHPHKYAHQNHHHHQHHHQLHPQHTHDAGQQSMTKVTNTLPASSTPNHHHHQQQQQQQQQQRSLNNYSPNFFIYVLYSHFVLVLLAL; this is encoded by the exons ATGACAACTAGCGTGGCGGCGGTGAGGAGTAGCAGCGGGAGGACGGACGCAAGGTGGACGCGATACCGTCACCGgtcgtcgctgctggtggccacaaccacaacgacgctgctgctacccgtGGTGCTCCTTGGACTGGTGCTTCTACTCCCAACGGCAACGGACGCCTTCTGTCCGTCGCTCTGCACATGCGAGAGCGATCGGTATCTGCGGACGGCCTGCATCAACGCATCGCTCGAGGTCGTCCCGATCCAGCTCAACCCGGACGTGCGCTACATCAACCTGACGGCCAATCAGATCACGAACGTTCACTTTACGCTGTCGTTCTACTATCAGCTCGAGTCACTCGATCTGTCCCACAACCGGATCGATACGCTCGGTTCGAAGAACTTTGAGGCGCAGGAAAAGCTGCGCACACTGAACGTGAGCCATAATGTGCTGCAATCGCTGGCGAAAGATGCGTTCCGGGGATTGAAGCGGCTCGAGCTGCTCCAGCTGAGCGACAATCAACTGGAACAGATCCATCCGACGGCTTTCGGGACGTTGGTGAGCTTACGGCGGCTCGAGCTGCGCAACAATCGGTTGGTTAGCTTCGAGTACGGTGTGCTGAAACCGCTGACCGCGCTcgagacgctgctgctggacaacAATCAGCTGCTGGAGGTACCGCAAGAGGGTAACCTGGAGCACCTGCGATCGTTGGCGCATCTCGAGCTATCGACCAATCTGATCGAGTTCGTCGGGAATGACAGCTTCGGTGCGTTGCGCGAACTGCGGACACTGCGACTCGCCGGTAATGTGCTGATGGAGCTCGATCATGGTGCCTTCCAGGGGCTGACCGCACTCCAGCTCATCGATCTCGCGGATAACAATCTAACG ACCATCCCCACGGTGCAGCTGTCGAAGCTGTACAACCTCACCACCCTGACGCTGAGCGGCAACTCGTTCGTGCGGCTACCGGCCGTTGCATTCCGGAATCTGTTCCAGCTCCGGGAGCTGCATCTCGACCGATTGGACCGGCTGGAGCACATCGATACGAG AGCTTTCATCGACAACACGCACCTGCAGGTGCTGACGCTCGATGACAACCCTTCGTTCGAGTCCCTCCCAGTGCGTCTGTTCCACGGCAACCCACATCTGATCGACATTTCGATGCGACGCAATGCGCTCCTTACGCTCGATGCCGTTCAGTTCCCGCTCGATCGTTTGCAGCGGCTGAAGCTCGCCGGTAATCCTCTCGTCTGCAATTGCACCATTCGTTGGCTGTGGCGACTGGTAACCGGTAcgatcgacgaagacgacgaagatgatgccGACGGTGTGGCATTCCTTGGCCGACCATCACCGGACTCGAACATTACGACCGTTCTGTTGCTCGATAAGGATGAAATCGGTTGCGATCTGAACGAAGATGGGTTGGTGACGCGCCGGACACTGCGTAACATGTCCGAAAGTGACATCAACTGTCCGGCACATCTGGCCACGGTACTGagtgtgctgctggcgctagtgctgctactgctcggtgccggtgccgtgcTCGTGTACCGACGGCGTGCCCGGGAACGCAAGAAGATCCTTCAGGAGCGCAAAAACGTCCACGAGCGTATCGTACCGCAGAAGGTGGACAAACTGGAGCTGGAACGCTATCTGGCGCAGCAGGTCCTTTCGAACGATTATCGCGAACTACGGCCGGCCGCAGGTTGTGCGGATCTGCCGGTACGCTACGATTTAAAGTATCCGGATCAAACGGCACACCAGACGACGGTCGAgcagccgatgccgatgccagcCGCCGATGCAGACTCCGATCATTACGAGAACATTGACTACCTGCAGCATCAGCGTGTGCTGGGCAATGGATCGGCCACGATCGGTACCGCCAGCATTACCAATCCCTtccatcagctgcagcaactgcagcagcagcagcagcagcagcatccgtacCACTACACGCACCATCATGGACGCTCGACACCGGCCACGACGATGCAGCATCATCCGCACAAATACGCACACcagaaccaccatcatcaccagcaccatcatcagctgcatccACAGCACACCCATGACGCTGGTCAGCAGTCGATGACGAAGGTGACCAACACGCTGCCGGCATCGTCGACAccgaatcaccaccaccatcagcagcagcagcagcagcagcaacagcagcgcagtCTCAACAACTATTCGCCCAACTTCTTCATCTACGTGCTCTACTCGCACTttgtgctcgtgctgctggcgttATGA